The following nucleotide sequence is from Candidatus Caldatribacterium sp..
ATCTGCTCAGGAAGCGATGCAGTCTACGGTTGGCTCTACGTTGACGGTAGACGCATAGGATACCTCTATCCCAACGCCTGCCTCTGGGTCGATGATCTGCGGATTGGCGCATGGCATGTGGCGCGAGTGTACAATTATTCCTGGAACGAAATTTATTCCGAGGAGTTCTACCTCGATTACTCAGGGCAGCGTGTGACCATCTACTGAAGAAATGGCTCGGTGGATTCTCCTTGGCGTTCTCTTCTCTTCTCTTTTTCTTTCCGGATGCCGCATTGGTGTTGGGGTTGGTCTTGAGGTTCGCCTTGGGTACGTAACTTTCCGGTCGCAGGATGCAGCCCTTGAGGGACCTTTCTTCCTCGATGGAGTAAGGGTGGGGTACCTTCCTCCCCTGGGGACCTTGCGTTGCCTTGTGACCCTTGATTTTCCTCACGAGGTGCGGGTTTTGGCTTCGTCCTGTCCCGGGGGAGTCTGTGTTTTCCGGATTGAACCGCCTCTTCATCCCGGTGAGGTTATCTCCCTTTCGCTTTCTCAGGCTCAGTGACTCCCCGGCGCTCGCAGAATGAGGCAATGGGGCAGGTCTTGCAGCGGGGATTCCGGGGAAGGCAGACATTCTGCCCGAAGAGGACAAGGATTTTGTTGATTTTTCCCCAGAGGTCCTGAGGGAGGATTTTCTGGAGTTCCCGCTCCGTTTCCTCGGGTGTTTTTGTGTTCACGAGGCCCCAGCGGTTCGTGATGCGGTGGACATGGGTGTCGACGCAGATAGCCGGCTTCCCAAAGGCAAGGCTCAGGACCAGGTTTGCCGTTTTCCTGCCCACTCCGGGGAGCCTGAGGAGCTCCTCTTCGGTTTCGGGAACTTTTCCCTGGTGTTCAGCAACAAGGATTCGGGCGATTTCCCTGAGCCTCTTTGCCTTTTCCCGGTAGAATCCCACCGGGTGGATGAGGCGTGCAAGGTCTTCCTCGGGAATACCGAGGAGGTCTTCTGGGCGACGGACAAAAGACGCAAGGCGCTTAAGGACCTGGTGGGTTGTGGTGTCCTTCGTGCGATGACTCAGGACTCCCCCGACAAGGACAAGGAAAGGGTCACGGACGATATTCCCTACGGTCTCGTCTTGCCAGTGTTTTGCTTCCTCGTGTAGAATACGAAAAACACGGTCGATATCGGCGTGTTCCATGTTCCTAATGATACGGAGAAAAAAGGAGGAGGGCAAGTGAAAGCTATCGTTCTTGTGCTCTACGTTGTGGGGATGATTGCTCTTGGGTACCTTGCATCCCGGAGGACGAAAAACCTCGGCGATTTCTTCTTAGCGGGTCGCAACCTCGGTCCCTGGATTTCTGCCTTTGCCTACGGGACGACTTATTTCAGTGCGGTGCTCTTCATCGGGTATGCGGGACGTATCGGCTGGGGGTTTGGGCTTTCGAGTCTCTGGATTGTGGTGGGAAATACCGTTTTAGGGTCGCTCCTTGCCTGGGTGGTTCTTGCCCGAAGGACCCGGAAGCTCACCGAGTCTTTGGGTGCCATGACCATGCCGGAGTTCCTTGAAGCCCGCTACGGGAGCCCCCTTCTCAGGGTGCTGGCAGCCCTCGTGATTTTCGTTTTCCTTGTCCCCTACTCTGCCTCGGTGTACATGGGCTTGAGCTACCTCTTCGATGCGGTGCTTGGCATTCCGTACCAGTACGCCCTGCTTTTCATGGCCGTGCTCACGGGGGTGTACCTCCTCATGGGTGGGTACCTTGCGGTGAGCCTCACCGATGCAGTCCAGGGAATGATTATGCTCTTTGGGTCCCTTTTTCTCGTGGGATACCTTCTTGCCCGACCTGAAGTGGGAGGGTTTGGCCAGGCCCTGGTGAAACTCGCAAGCATTGACCCCCGTCTTGTAAGTGCTGTCGGTCCTCCGGGATTTTGGCCACTTTTTGGGCTTGTAGTCCTCACAAGCCTTGGTCCCTGGGGATTGCCCCAGATGGTCCAGAAGTTCTACGCCATCCGGAACGAGAAGGTGATAAAAACAGCCACCATTGTGGTGACCATTTTTGCCTTCGTCTG
It contains:
- a CDS encoding sodium/solute symporter (Members of the Solute:Sodium Symporter (SSS), TC 2.A.21 as described in tcdb.org, catalyze solute:Na+ symport. Known solutes for members of the family include sugars, amino acids, nucleosides, inositols, vitamins, urea or anions, depending on the system.); amino-acid sequence: MKAIVLVLYVVGMIALGYLASRRTKNLGDFFLAGRNLGPWISAFAYGTTYFSAVLFIGYAGRIGWGFGLSSLWIVVGNTVLGSLLAWVVLARRTRKLTESLGAMTMPEFLEARYGSPLLRVLAALVIFVFLVPYSASVYMGLSYLFDAVLGIPYQYALLFMAVLTGVYLLMGGYLAVSLTDAVQGMIMLFGSLFLVGYLLARPEVGGFGQALVKLASIDPRLVSAVGPPGFWPLFGLVVLTSLGPWGLPQMVQKFYAIRNEKVIKTATIVVTIFAFVCAFGAYFSGSLTHLFFDTPPLSGGKPDPDLLMPHLIATVMPSSFALVFLLLVFSASMSTLSSLVLVSSSAIVIDLLPKSSSFRSLPVMRLFCGIFVALSLILALYRPSFIVNLMSISWGTVAGSFLAPYLFGLYFKKGNRWGALASIVSGLGIGFLGSLILGFRSSVLPLLGSFAMLVPLLVFPIVSLLTGGEKDASVRL
- a CDS encoding endonuclease III, which produces MEHADIDRVFRILHEEAKHWQDETVGNIVRDPFLVLVGGVLSHRTKDTTTHQVLKRLASFVRRPEDLLGIPEEDLARLIHPVGFYREKAKRLREIARILVAEHQGKVPETEEELLRLPGVGRKTANLVLSLAFGKPAICVDTHVHRITNRWGLVNTKTPEETERELQKILPQDLWGKINKILVLFGQNVCLPRNPRCKTCPIASFCERRGVTEPEKAKGR